The Leptospira montravelensis nucleotide sequence TGGTGGACCGAAAGTCCTCGTTTCCCTATTTCAATTCCTTGGAATGTTGATCCCATACGATTCTCCTAGGCAGTCGCGTTCAAAATGATCGCGCCTTTTTGGCCCTGCCCACGCCTTGTCGGTTGTTTGTGTGAGGTATAAACTTTTTCTCTGGATAACTCTTGCAAAGAGTCAACAGTAGTTTGCAAAAACTCTTTTCGTGTTTTTAAGAGTTTATCGTTTGTGATGATAGCGTCTTTTAAATCAGCCACTACCTTCTTTAATTCTAAAGCGAATGTTTTGAGTTTAAAATTGGACTCACGATCCATTTGGTTCAGAAAACTTGTGAGTGTAATAGTAGATTCATCTTTTGTGAATTTTTCCTTTTCATACACATCTTCGATCGTTTTCATCCGAATTCGTTCTAATTCGGATGCTTCTACCATTATATGATAACTTTCTTTGACATAGGACTCTAAGGATTTTCCGTCCGCAGAATGGATGGACGCTCTTTTTTTGCCTTCCAATTCCAGAAGGCGCTTGTAACAGTCTATTTCATTAGTAAATAAACTTCTAAGTGATTCTACCCAATCCAACATGCGAATTCCTTTTCCCTTATGGGAAGGATCGACGGATTCCCAAACTTGCTTAGGAAAATTTATAAAAATTTACTATTTTCAGGCCTATGTCACTAAAATCGCCGTGTACCAAAGTTTGTATGATGGACCCAGATTCAGGGCTCTGTGCGGGTTGCTATCGAACTATTGAAGAAATTGGGAATTGGTCTAGGATGACCGAAGAGGAGAGAGAAAAAGTTTGGAGTGAGCTCCCGCAACGAAAGGCGGGAAACTCTCTCAGGTAAATTGATTATTTAGTACCTTTATCAATCTTATTGCGGTGTTCTTCACACAATCTATAGAGTTGGTCTGTCGACGGATTTTTCTTTGTTACTTTTTTTCCGCATACAATACACATCCCTTGAGCTCTTCTTCGTTTGTATAACAACTGAACTCGCTCGGCACCGGAAAGATTGTATTTACTGATTTGAAGGCGAACCCCTTTTACTAAATAACTACCGATGGCAGATTCATCGCCTTTTTTAAGTTCGGCAAAAATCTTACTCAGCTCATCCGGTTTTATCGATTTAGGTTTCATACATTCTCCTGCTTTCTTGCTAAATTTAACTCTCTGTTAGATTCTAAATGTTAATGCAAATTAGTCAGTACCCACTAACGCGCAACACAATTTTAAAATCATATCCGAATTATCGAATATAGACGTAAAAACTAGGGATAAACTCTAAGATTAGAATCATTTTTGTCTTGGCAAAGTAAGATTATTGATTATGATCAAGTGTAAGGAGTCATGTATGGAAAAGAAATACAAAACACTCAAAGATTTTTTCCCTTTTTACTTGGAGGAACATAGCCATCCGTTCAATCGAGCTCTTCACTTTGTTGGATCAAGTCTCGCATTAGGATGCATCCTTGGATTTTTATCCACAGGTAAGTTCTATATCTTAGCCTTTGCTCTTGTTAGTGGGTATTTCTTCGCATGGATAGGACATTTTTTTGTAGAAAAGAACCGACCGGCAACCTTTACCTATCCATTTTATTCTTTTATCTCAGATTGGATCATGTATTTCAAAATGCTAACCGGTCGCATTGATGTAGAATTTGCCAAAATTAAGTCAAATAATAGCTAAGATGAAACTTGTTCTCAATTTGCTTGTAACTGCTGTTTTGTTCCTTGGTTGCCAACCGAAAGAGATTACTAAACAAGAGGTAACTTCTCTTCGGGATGGGAACCAAACAAATCTTCTTAGCTTTGCCAATTTGGTTTTACCAAAAATTTTAGGACAAGAATTCAAACGCTTTGAAACAGAAATAGATAAAGACCAAAAACACGAAGTACAAATTACTTATGGAAGTAATTCTGCGCTCACTTTCAATGATGCTTCGGAATACAGAAAAACAAATACCGAATACCATAGTTTAGTTTTACTTCGTACCAGTTATGCTTTGGCCCTCCATCATTTTCACAGATTTTCTTTAAGTCTTTCCAAACCGTTTTTCATTCAGGGAGAAAAGAATCCTGATGCAGAAATCCAAGAAGCCGAAATTTTCCGAACTACTATTTCCAAACCAGATTTGGATCATTTTTGGGAGAACCATCCCCAATTTGATCCCTATCGTGCACCTAAGTTAGGTGAGAAAGAATGGGAAAATGTAACAGGTGAAATTCAAAAATTGTGGAAAGTGGAATTGGATGAATTCAGTCGTGTTAAGGTGGAATGAGCCAAGGTTCACATTCACCTAATGCACGTTCCAATCGATCCAAATAAGATAGTTTAGGAATTTCATAGGCACCCAATTGCCAAGTCACATGATTGAGTTGTTGGGTGTCAAAAAGTTCAAATTGAGACTGGTTTAATTTTTCAAATAAATGAAAAAGTCCCACCTTTCCTGCATCGGATTCAAAAGAAAACATACTTTCCCCTGCAAAAAATTTGCCAATAGCAACCCCATAGACTCCGCCAACTAAAACATTCTCTGCATTCCAAACTTCTACAGAATGTGCCCAACCTTTTCTATTTAAGTCCGCATAACCTTCGATAAATCCTGGAGTGATCCAAGTATTATCTTTTTCTCTATAGGAACAAGCTTGCATGACAATAGGAAAAGCCTCATTAAAACTGATTCGAAATTTATTTTGTTTTACTTTTCTTTGTACAGTTTTGGAAAAATGAACTCTTTTTAAATCAAAAATAGCCCTAGGATCTAAACAATACCACCGAATAGGATCTTCCGACCAAGGAAAAATTCCGTGTTTGTATGCATATAACAGTCGCTCTACGGAAAAATCTCCACCCACAGCGACAAGGTCTTCCTTCCAAGTTCGTGGATTTTTAAAAAACTGATCGAAAGTCCTTTGTGTCAAGGTTCCAGTACATCCTTGGGATAATCATAAACTATTTTTACCTTCAGACTTTTTCCATTTTCATCGTTGATATTGGAAAGACCTTCAAATTGTAAAATTCTCCGCGTTTGCACATCATATACTAAAAAAAACGGTTTCACAACTTGTTTCAAAAGAAAATTATCAACCTCTAGTCTTAAATAAAGAGCTGGCCTACCCTTCCATTCACCATCTTTAATTTTCTCGGCAGCAAACTGATAATCATCTAACTGAACGGGAGCAAGAAAATGAAAAGACATTCTTTCCCCTTTCGATAAAAGTTCCCAATTGTTTCTGACAAAATAATCAAACCCACCATCCATCACCGCAGGAGACTTTGGTGTATAGGTCCTTTCGGAAAGAGGATCTTCTTTTTTTCGTTTGGAAAATAGACGGACCGATTTTCCTTTTACATCAGCACCTTCAATATATCCGTCTCGAAAGTCTTCGGTTTTAAATGTAGGAACTTCTGAGTTTTTATCGAACTCAATACGTTTGGTGCCAAAAACCTTTCCTTCAGCGTCTTTGTATTGGATATCAGAATAGATATGTTTTCCATTATTATAATATTCTTTATGATTGTCGGAATAAATATACTTACCTGTTTTCAGATCGTATGCCTTTCCGAAGTATTGGTATTTTGGTTTTTCTGCCAATAAAGGCAAAAATGATGGAAAAACTATGGCAAAAATTAGGATTTTACGTATCATACTGTTTAGACCATGAAAAAATACAGACTGACTGACCAAAGAACCGTTTTGGGAATTGTTTCCAAACTAACTACAACGATTCTGCAAGATAAGGATACGAAACAAAAGTTTACCCTTCAAAACCCAGTCGCTATCAACGATATCCTAAAATCAGTCCATATTACAATTTCTACCACTGATCCAATTGTTTCCAAACCAAAATCTTTAGTTTCTGTTCTTAAAGAAAATCGAATCGAACTTCGTGTGAAACCAGTGAATCCTTACCAAGATGATTTACTTCAAGTGTATGAAATCCTCATTGAACCTTTGGAGAGATCAGCCAAACGGGCAACGATTGAAGACATATCTGCTTATGAATTCAAAATGGCACAAACAGCCGATTTGGGAACTGTCATTTCCATTTATGGAAAAACTTCCATCATCAATCAAATTTTAAACCATTGGCAAATTCATTTGGAACAAGTATTAGCCAATTATGGATATTTTATTAAAAAAATTCAAATTGGTTTTTATTATGCCGTAGACACGCAGCTTATGGAAGCACTTGCTACCTCAAAAGCACCATATTACGTGCGTGATGCGAATAAGAGGATTTTTTATACGGAAAGAGAATTTTTTAGCCCCAAAAAACTTAGCGAAATATATATTCGTTCTTATTTGGATTCCCTGCTTTTAAATAATATCAAATCTACTTTGATATTTCCAATTTTTTCCAAAGGAAAAATCTTATTAGGTTACTTCGAAATAATTAGCAATTTGCCAGACCTTGGGAATCCAGTATTACAATCGGATATTGAAGGGGCGGAAGGAATTGGACCTTTACTAAATTTTTTAGATCAAAAGGCCGAAGAATTTGTATTCCAATTGGAATTCGCATACGCAAAGGATTGGGAAACAATTGTTCGCACAACACCCGTTAGAGATATTAGTCAAGATGGAAGAGGAATCGGAATTACCTTTCCCACGGGAACCAATATTGAAACAAGTACATTAGGTTCTCCTGTTTCTTTTCAGATGGTAATCAATTCTTCCCCCTACACTTTTTATGGAAGTTTACGAAGCATAAAAAAAGGAGAATCCGATTCCACAAACATTGGTGTCCAAATTTTCCAGTGTGACAAACCAGAGGGAATGTCATATCTTAGTGCTTATGCATCAAATTTAATTGGAGAGGCTGTTTCGTGACTCAGGAGCAATATGAAACAATCATAACGATACTTACAAAAATTCAGGATAGCGGTGGATCCGATCCTTACCGTTTGGTATTGTATTTAGTTCCCAATATGGGGATTATTTTTGGCACCACACTTTTGTTTTTTTTGTTTCAGTGGTGGCATAAACAAAAGATGGCACTCATCCAGTCTGGACAATACAAACCTTGGAGTTTTGACATCAGATTGTATTCCTTTTTCCTTGGTCTTTTGTTGACATTCACTGGTTTTGCCTTATCGTTTGTATTTATACTCGTCTTAGGAAGTTCTATGGCGATGTTAGGAGGGTTAATCCCATTCGCAATTGGACTCGGTCTCTTGACCTTCTACAAAATGTATCGGTAGACTCGGTACAACGTATCTGCAACGAGGAAGATTGGAATTCTGTTCAATCGATCCTAAGAGGAGACGTATCCCAATTCGAAGTCCTCATGAAACGATACCAAGGTATGGTATTTTCCCAGGCCAAAAAGGCCTTTCTCACCGAGGAAGAAGCGGAAGATTTTACCCAAGAAGTATTTTTAAAAGCCTATGAATCTTTAAGTCAGTTCCGAGGAGAATCTCAGTTTTCCACATGGTTATTTCAAATTGCAAGGTTTCGCCTAACAAAAGTTTTTAAGAAGAAAAAATTACCTATTGTTGATTGGCAAGAAGATATATCCGTTGTAGCGGACCTATCAAAACCTTCCGTAATTGAAATTTTAGATAAAGAAGAAACAAGTCATAACCTGCGATCCCTTGTTTCCAAATTACCAAAATCATACCAGTTGCCGATTCTTTTACATTATTTTGAAAACAAACCTCTCAAAGAAATTGCCGCCGATCTCAATATAAAACTTGGTACGATTAAAAGTCATATTTCTAGAGGAAAGGATTTATTAAGGAAATGGTGGTCACATGAAATCGAAGGTTGATTCCAGATCCAAGAACGAAATCACAGTTTTTAGAAATCCAGATCCACTCTTAAAGAATTTGGAATCATCTTCCATAATCCGCTTGCGAGTGTTAGGGCAAATTTTGCCTCTCAAGTTTTTATTCTCCTCAGTTGGCCTTTCGATTTTGTTATTTATGATTCCAATGGGAATTATGTTTTTATCAGTTTTTTATAACGAAAACACAGGATTACTTTTACCCATTTTGATTAGTTCCAGTTTGTTTTTCTGTTTTTACTCTCTTGTCCTTGGCTTTTTACTCCTCAACACAAGAATTCCTTTTCTGAATGAATGGAAAGAGAAACTTGGATTTGAAGAGGTTTAAAGTATTCGTGAAAGGTCTATTGGTTCTCCCACTGCTTTTATTTTCCGTTTCCCTTTCTGCCGAGGCGCTGCCTACTGCGGATGAATTTTTAAAAATGGATTTGGACAAGGCACTCCCTCTCATCGAATCCCTTTCTAAAGAAGATTCAAAAGTGCTTGTATCCGAACTCCGATCTGAAATCAAAAAATCCTACCCAAAAGCAGATCATTTTTATTTCCTCATTTCTCACTTGGAAGAAATCCAAGCCATTGAAAAAGAACAAGCCCGACTTCGTTCACTCCTTTGGGTGTACGGCCTTGCCTTCTTTTTGTTCTTCGGGTTCCTGGGATTTTTGTTACTCAGACAGCGCCAAGCGATCCGAGACATCAATCAGATGCTCGGGAAATAGATAGATATCGTTTCTTTGTAATCATTTTGTATTCTTTTTGTAATGAATCCCTGTTACTTTTGGATTAATTCATGAAAATACTAATTGTAGATGACGAAGAAGACATTGCAGGACTCATCCAATTCCATTTAGAGGAAGAAGGATTCCAGACCGAAGTTTGTCATAATGGGATGGAAGTCCTCCCACGTTTGGAAAAACACCTACCCGACGGAATCATTTTAGATCTGATGTTGCCGGGAATTGGTGGAATGGATCTTTGTAGACGCATCAAAGAAAAATACCCTCATATTCCTATTTTAATGGTAACAGCAAAAACCGGGGAAACCGATGTGGTTCTTGGTCTTGAATTAGGTGCTGACGATTACATACGTAAACCATTCAACATCCGCGAACTTGTTGCCCGCGTAAGAACCGTTACACGAAGAACTACAGACCCAAACCAAGAAGTCCAAGGAACCATTTCCACTGGAAAAATACAAATCAATCCAACGGCACACAAAGTGTTTGTAGAAGGTACCGAGATTGACCTAACGTTAATCGAATTCAAACTTTTACAACTGTTCGCTGGAAACCCGGGAGTTGCTTTTTCAAGAGACAAACTACTCGATCGAATTTGGGGAAAAGATGTTTTTGTAACGGACAGAACCGTTGATGTAAATATAAAACGGCTTCGTGACAAATTACTTTCTGAAAAAGAAAGATTAGAAACGATCCGCGGGGTCGGTTACCGATTCCGAGATGCGTAGTTTTTTTTCTACATTACTTTTACTCAACTGGGGTCTCTTACTTGTTTTACTGACCCTAGCTTTGGGTGTGTTTTATATCTATGATTTAGTGGTACCTGCAGTCCGCCCGCTCATTTTGTTTGGATTTGTATTAATTACCATATTTGGAACATTTTATATTTCAACAAACATTGCGATGCGAATTACAGATCCGCTAGCTACTGTTGAGAAAAAAACGAAAGAGATCAACGCCGGAGATTTTGGAGTTGAACTATCTTCTCCTGATATTCGTGAGCTCGCCACATTAACATCCTCTATCAATGAAATGGCTAGACGACTCAAAGTCCAATTTTTGGATCTGACAGTTGAAAAAGAGAAATTTAATTATTTATTACAAAATCTAAAAGAAGGTGTTTTTGCTATCGATAGAAATGAAAAATTTTTATTTTTAAATCGTAATATCTCTGACACCTTAATTGAAAAAAATTCCCAATTTAAAGCTTATACACCCGCAATCAAAAACAAAGAACTCTTAAACTTTATAAAAGAGAAAATCCAAAAGGGTGTAGAAGGAAAAACAGAATTCCAAGATGGACTTCATTTTTACACAGCTCGCATTTACCCAATCAAATCTGATTCCATGATTCAATTGTTTATTGGAGTTTTGTCAGATATAACTGAAGATAGACAAAACCAACTCATTAGAGAACAATTTTTTCAAAATGCTTCTCATGAATTAAAAACTCCCATAACATCAATTAAAGGTTATGCGGAAACTTTAGAGTATAAATTAAAACTTCCACAAGATTCGAATGAACGAAAATTTTTAGATGCCATTCTTAGAAATACTGACCGACTCATTCGAATTGTAGAAGATATGTTGACAGTTTCTAGATTGGAAAATCATAAAACAGTATTAAACCTTACCGAGTTTTCTCTGTTTGATTTGGTAAAAAATGTTTCCGAATCCTTGGGTGTGATTTACTCCCAAAAAAAACAAAATTTAGTTTTAGATATTCCATCAGATTTTCGTGTAAAGGCAGACCGACTCCTCCTTGAGGATTTGTTAGTGAATTTGATATCCAATGCCTCTGCTTATAGCCCGGAAGGTTCTAGTGTCATTGTCAGAACTTCTTCTACAGAGGACAAAAATCAAATCCAAGTCATCGATCATGGCATTGGTATTTCTGCAGAAGACGCCGAACGAATTTTTGAACGTTTTTTCCGGGTGGATACCAATCGTTCAAGAAAAGAGGGTGGCACGGGTCTTGGCCTTTCCATTGTCAAACACATTGCTAGACTCCATTCAGGAGAGGTTTCCGTAACTTCCAACCCGAAAGGTGGCTCCATTTTCACCTTTGAGTTTCCCAAAAAATAGATTCTAGTAAGAGAAATCGCCGGATAGAATATTGGTATCCGGTAGGTTATTTATGAAGTTTCCATTGGGATTTTATTCCTTCGGCAAAAACATCGGGATCAAAGACAGTAGTTTAGATTTTGCAGTCATATATTCGGAAAATCGATGTAAGGCGGCAGCCGTTTTTACACGGAATAATTTTCCAGGTGCACCTATTTATGTGGGCCGCGACCATATAAAAGATGGGCATTTGCAAGCCATTGTCATCAATTCTAAAAATTCCAATGTCGCAACTGGGGAACAAGGAATCAAAAACTCCTACCAAATTTGTATAGAACTTGGAAAATCTTTAGGTATTCCTGCCGAAGACATTCTTCCTTCCTCTACGGGAGTGATTGGTGTTCCACTACCAATAGAAAAAATACTTAACGCTTGTTCTACGGCAAAAGCAGATTTAAAACCAGGCAATTTAGATGAAGTTGCTGAAGCAATCATGACAACGGACACTCGTAAAAAAATCTCCTATCGCACGATGACCAACCAAGCAGGAGAAGGAGTGATGTTTGGTATTGCCAAAGGTGCAGGAATGATTGAACCCAATATGGCTACCATGTTGTCTTATATTCTTTGCGACTACTTGCCTGAATCAGGTGACCTACCGGGAATTCTAAAACGAGTGGTGGATGTAACTTACAATTGTGTGACCATTGATTCAGATACCTCTACAAGTGATACAGTGGTTCTTATGTGTTCTGGTGTTCTCGGTTCCATTCCAGATGATGTTTTTGAATCTCATTTAAGAGAAATTGCAACAGACCTTTCCAAAATGATTGCTCGAGATGGAGAAGGAGCATCAAAACTCATTGAACTTACGGTATCGCACGGCAGAGACGATATGCAGGTGACAAAAATTGGGAAATCCATTCTCAATTCACCTCTTGTGAAAACAGCCATTTACGGTGGTGATCCCAACTGGGGAAGGTTTGTGATGGCAATTGGAAAAGTATTTGATGAACCAATTCCATACGACTCATTAGAAATCCAATTAGGTGGAATATCCGTAAAGGGTGCAGATAATAACACCAAAACAAAGTTAGCAGAATATTTAAAATCAAATGAAGAAATCCATATCTCTGTGATTCTAAATACTGGATCTTTCCAAAAAACATTCTGGAGTTGTGATTTTACGGAAGGATATATTCAAGAAAACGCATACTATACAACATGAATTCAAATAAATTCAAAAGTGCATTCAAATATTTTTTACCTTCGAGTTATCAATTAAAACTTTCGGTAACCAATATCTTTACACGTACTTTATTTATTTTATTAGTATATGTTTCCTATTTTCTGATTTTATCGCAAATTCCAGAACCTATGTCTTATCGTTTGGAACTTGCACTACTTTTAACCAGTGCCTTTGCTCTGATTTTATATCTTCCTATCATCGAAAGACTTACACGTTACATTCGAACAAGATTTTTATCTGAATATCTGACAGAAGATGCAGAATCATACCGGCAAGCCATCAAACGATTTAACTTTGATGCACTAATCAAAAATGTTTTTCCTGATATGGTGAAAATCACAGGAAGCCATTCCGGTACTATGGCTGTGTTAACACATAATGGAACTTTCGCCTTCCACTCATATTTTCGGGGCCGCCAAAAAAAGCTAAGTCCGACAAAAGACATAACAGTCAAAACAAGTTTTCAATCTTTTTTGCTTAGCAAACGAAATGGAGCTTCTGTTGCGGAAACTTATTCTCTGGAAAACATCAATAATGACTTCATGGAACTCCATGCGAATTACATTTATCCATTTATATTTAGGGAAAAACTATTTGGATTCATAGCTGTTTCCAATATTCCCAATACGGATGCAACACATAGTTTATCACTTCTTGCAGGACAATCAGCCTTAACAATACATAACCACATTCTTTCCTATCATATTTCAGAAAACAAAAAGTACCAAAAAGAAGCGGCTTATGCGGTGCGCGTTCAAAACCTTTTAGAAACAGGAACAATTCCTGATCTAATGGGTTGGAAAATCACGGCCTTTAAAAGAACAAGTAGAAACTTAATCGAGTTTTTTCAAGTAGAGGATGGAAGTTGGTTTTTTGTCATTCTTAATGCGGGAAAATCTTACCAACATATTGGCATCATACTTTCTTATATATTAGGTGTGGTTTATTCACAATCAAGACTTCGTATTTTAAAAGGATTTTCAGATATAAAATCTTTAATACAATCCACCTTTCAAAAGTTAGACTGGAAAGAAAATTACGAAATGATAATTGGAAAAATTGGATATTCTGAACTTTATATAATTCAGGAAGGCAAACAATTTCGTATTACCAGAAACTCTGAAGAAGTTGTGGCAAGTATGGGTTGGAAAAATATGATTAACATGGATAAAGGACCCATCCTCATCCAACAAAGAGGTGAACCAATTCTAAAATTTATTTTCGAAGAGCCGGAAGTCAAATGAGAGAACTTGCCATCACCATACTTTCTTCACTTTTGTTTTTTTTAATCCTTCTCTTTGCTTTTATAGGATTTCAAAATAACGCAAAAAGACTTCCCTTTTATTATTATCCTTCGGGGCTCATTGTAAATATTGGTGAAGGAAACCGCGCCCACTGGGGAAACTCAGTAGTTCAGGAAGATTTAGAAAAATTTGAATCTATCACAGATTTTTCAAAAATTGATTCCTTTCCATTACACTTAAAAAATTACAAAGGTGAAGTTTATGAAGTTAATTTCAATTTAATTACCGTTCGCAAAACAGATGTTCTCAATGTATTTTTTTCCGATTTATTTTTGGCATTTTTTAGTCTTGCAATTGCTGTATATTTTTATTATTCCACAAGAGATGCACTGATATTTGGTTTCTTCTTTAATTTTGGCCTCGTCATTCTTTCCAATGTTTTTGTATTAACTTTTAATAATTCCATTTTTCTTTTTGTACTAACACTCTATTTTGGGAGTTTTTTACAATATCATTTAATCTACAGGTTACGCGGAAAAGAGATCAATTCAAAATGGTTATTACCACAAATATTAATTTCTTTTATTATGGCAATGATCGCATCACAAGAAAAGTACGATATGGTGCTTATCGAAAGAGTGGTTTTGGTAGCTCATGCTATAACCGTTTTATTTGGTTCCATCAATATTATTGCTAATATCTATGAAATAATACGATCGAAACCGCAAGAGGAAGCTCTTCTAAAGAGGATTATTTTAGTTTCATCCATTTTCCTTTACGTAGCCCTTCCTAGTAGCATCATCTTCTTTGATGGTTACCCTTGGTTTTTTGTACATCGATCCTTTTTTATAACTACTTACCTTTTATTCATTCTCTCTTTTTTCTACGGAACATATCGTTATACGTTTGTACCATCGCTAGTCATTTTTACTCCAAGTATTGTCACATTGATTTTGGTTTCTATCATTTTGGGAACCTATATAGGTTCTATTTTTATTTTAGATTTTATACTTCCCATTCGCTATTTAAAAGACCGTTGGGTATTTAATCTAATTTATCTTTTTTTAGTAACTGCATATTTGATTCCACTCAAACTAAAAGTTAAAGAGTTATTTGATTATTGGTTTTTTGAACAAAACCCAAAACTCAGCGAAGGGATCAATAAAATTGCCGGACTATTATCTTCTCCGCTTTCGATGCGAAAAACAATCCTAACCATCAACCGAACTGTCAAAGAGACTGTAAATATTTCAAATATCATTATTTTGATTCCTGGCGATCAATTTGCTAGTACAGACTTAAAAAACATAAACTTCGTACGAATTTCGCCTCAATCAGAAATATGGAATTATTTCAAAAGTACTGATCGCGTAACAGTAACTTCCCATTTGGAATATGGTATTGGACTAAGAGAGACTTTATATAATTTTCTAAAAGGCTTAAATGTTCAGTTAGCATTCCCAGCTTATGACTCCTCCTCTAACAAAAAAAACATCCAAGCAATGATTCTTATTGGAGAGAAATTAGATAAAAAATATTTCTCTATTGGTGAATTAAAATTTATCAATGAAGTTGTCAAAATTTCAGGGATGTTACTCGAAAACTATAGTTTATTAGAAGATGAAATACAGAAACGTAAAATCGTAAGGGATATTCAAACAGCTTCCATTGTTGACAATACTCTCAGACTCATATTACCAAGTGAAATCAAAGGTATTGATTACGGTTATATTTCCAAACCTGCTGTGGGAATTTCAGGAGATTATTTAGATATCATTCCTTTATCTCAAACAAAAATGATTGTCTTGTTAGGTGATGTTGCTGGACATGGATTGGGAACTGGATTTTTAGTTAGCGCGATCAAAGGAATTGTTAGAGAACAACTCAGAAATGGAACTTCCCTCGAAGGTTTATTTCGCGAAATCAATTCGTTTTTTCGTGCTCGTTATAAAGGAAACGAGTTTATGACTCTCCTCGGAGGAGTTTTTGACTCCAATGAAAATGTTTTTAAATATGTAAATGCAGGTCATCTATCATTAATTGAAATGCGAGCCGATGGACAAATTAAATTACATTCCAAAACGCAAAGAGTTCTCGGAATTTTAGAAACTGATTACCATGCCCAAGAATTAAAATTAATCCCAGGTACTAAATTATTCCTCTACTCTGATGGAATCACAGAAGCCTTTAGTGAACGCGATGAGATTTTTGGAGAGGAAACTTTAATCGAATTTTTGCACTTTAATGCCGAAAAAACCGTAAAAGAAATCCCCGCCCTACTTGATGTGAAGATGACAAATTTTCGCGGGAACCGAGAACAATCGGATGATATTACATTTATTGGTCTTTCTTTTACCCCCAATTAGCCGATACTGAAACTGATGATGGCAGAAAAACCGGTCAAATTTGTCATTTTTCTTTC carries:
- the flgN gene encoding flagellar export chaperone FlgN: MLDWVESLRSLFTNEIDCYKRLLELEGKKRASIHSADGKSLESYVKESYHIMVEASELERIRMKTIEDVYEKEKFTKDESTITLTSFLNQMDRESNFKLKTFALELKKVVADLKDAIITNDKLLKTRKEFLQTTVDSLQELSREKVYTSHKQPTRRGQGQKGAIILNATA
- a CDS encoding DUF1289 domain-containing protein, which translates into the protein MSLKSPCTKVCMMDPDSGLCAGCYRTIEEIGNWSRMTEEEREKVWSELPQRKAGNSLR
- a CDS encoding LIC10235 family protein, which encodes MKPKSIKPDELSKIFAELKKGDESAIGSYLVKGVRLQISKYNLSGAERVQLLYKRRRAQGMCIVCGKKVTKKNPSTDQLYRLCEEHRNKIDKGTK
- a CDS encoding DUF962 domain-containing protein, with amino-acid sequence MEKKYKTLKDFFPFYLEEHSHPFNRALHFVGSSLALGCILGFLSTGKFYILAFALVSGYFFAWIGHFFVEKNRPATFTYPFYSFISDWIMYFKMLTGRIDVEFAKIKSNNS
- the aat gene encoding leucyl/phenylalanyl-tRNA--protein transferase; this encodes MTQRTFDQFFKNPRTWKEDLVAVGGDFSVERLLYAYKHGIFPWSEDPIRWYCLDPRAIFDLKRVHFSKTVQRKVKQNKFRISFNEAFPIVMQACSYREKDNTWITPGFIEGYADLNRKGWAHSVEVWNAENVLVGGVYGVAIGKFFAGESMFSFESDAGKVGLFHLFEKLNQSQFELFDTQQLNHVTWQLGAYEIPKLSYLDRLERALGECEPWLIPP
- a CDS encoding RNA polymerase sigma factor, yielding MLRGDVSQFEVLMKRYQGMVFSQAKKAFLTEEEAEDFTQEVFLKAYESLSQFRGESQFSTWLFQIARFRLTKVFKKKKLPIVDWQEDISVVADLSKPSVIEILDKEETSHNLRSLVSKLPKSYQLPILLHYFENKPLKEIAADLNIKLGTIKSHISRGKDLLRKWWSHEIEG
- a CDS encoding response regulator, with the protein product MKILIVDDEEDIAGLIQFHLEEEGFQTEVCHNGMEVLPRLEKHLPDGIILDLMLPGIGGMDLCRRIKEKYPHIPILMVTAKTGETDVVLGLELGADDYIRKPFNIRELVARVRTVTRRTTDPNQEVQGTISTGKIQINPTAHKVFVEGTEIDLTLIEFKLLQLFAGNPGVAFSRDKLLDRIWGKDVFVTDRTVDVNIKRLRDKLLSEKERLETIRGVGYRFRDA
- a CDS encoding HAMP domain-containing sensor histidine kinase; the encoded protein is MRSFFSTLLLLNWGLLLVLLTLALGVFYIYDLVVPAVRPLILFGFVLITIFGTFYISTNIAMRITDPLATVEKKTKEINAGDFGVELSSPDIRELATLTSSINEMARRLKVQFLDLTVEKEKFNYLLQNLKEGVFAIDRNEKFLFLNRNISDTLIEKNSQFKAYTPAIKNKELLNFIKEKIQKGVEGKTEFQDGLHFYTARIYPIKSDSMIQLFIGVLSDITEDRQNQLIREQFFQNASHELKTPITSIKGYAETLEYKLKLPQDSNERKFLDAILRNTDRLIRIVEDMLTVSRLENHKTVLNLTEFSLFDLVKNVSESLGVIYSQKKQNLVLDIPSDFRVKADRLLLEDLLVNLISNASAYSPEGSSVIVRTSSTEDKNQIQVIDHGIGISAEDAERIFERFFRVDTNRSRKEGGTGLGLSIVKHIARLHSGEVSVTSNPKGGSIFTFEFPKK
- the argJ gene encoding bifunctional glutamate N-acetyltransferase/amino-acid acetyltransferase ArgJ: MKFPLGFYSFGKNIGIKDSSLDFAVIYSENRCKAAAVFTRNNFPGAPIYVGRDHIKDGHLQAIVINSKNSNVATGEQGIKNSYQICIELGKSLGIPAEDILPSSTGVIGVPLPIEKILNACSTAKADLKPGNLDEVAEAIMTTDTRKKISYRTMTNQAGEGVMFGIAKGAGMIEPNMATMLSYILCDYLPESGDLPGILKRVVDVTYNCVTIDSDTSTSDTVVLMCSGVLGSIPDDVFESHLREIATDLSKMIARDGEGASKLIELTVSHGRDDMQVTKIGKSILNSPLVKTAIYGGDPNWGRFVMAIGKVFDEPIPYDSLEIQLGGISVKGADNNTKTKLAEYLKSNEEIHISVILNTGSFQKTFWSCDFTEGYIQENAYYTT